Proteins encoded within one genomic window of Conchiformibius steedae:
- a CDS encoding DUF2750 domain-containing protein produces MMNYPNQDPAYSDFIRTVVATGTVYTLQDGEDYFAECPSEVYENRFGEPETVYCFWHNAAAANECRQEEWADYRTVSIGLIDFMYDILIDMDQDQVLAGIAFDPQLYGTEIEPVELLGDLLDEMAFSGRDNFPEFDELQSYRLEWERIMAHQEKLH; encoded by the coding sequence ATGATGAACTACCCGAATCAAGACCCCGCCTATAGCGATTTTATCCGCACCGTTGTCGCCACCGGCACCGTTTACACCCTACAAGATGGCGAAGACTATTTCGCCGAATGCCCGTCAGAAGTGTATGAAAACCGTTTTGGCGAGCCTGAAACCGTGTATTGTTTTTGGCACAACGCCGCCGCCGCCAACGAATGCCGTCAGGAAGAATGGGCAGACTACCGCACCGTATCCATCGGGCTAATCGATTTTATGTATGATATTCTGATTGATATGGACCAAGACCAAGTGCTGGCAGGCATTGCCTTTGACCCGCAGCTTTACGGCACAGAAATTGAACCCGTTGAATTACTGGGCGATTTATTAGACGAAATGGCATTTTCGGGGCGCGACAACTTCCCCGAATTTGACGAGCTGCAAAGCTACCGTTTGGAATGGGAACGCATTATGGCGCATCAGGAAAAATTGCATTAA
- the yjgA gene encoding ribosome biogenesis factor YjgA, whose product MNEQAPSKTAVKKHMHHLQQLGMELTRLSDSTLKKIGLPEELYQAVRDYRNITANGALKRQAQYIGRLMRDTDPAPIQDFLAKLKGDHQAHNAFLQRVEQARTRLLDSDDALTGFIAQYPDADVGQLRTLIRNARKEQAQQKPPKHYRALYQALKAAMDTPPEAESADTPE is encoded by the coding sequence ATGAACGAACAAGCCCCCAGCAAAACCGCCGTTAAAAAACACATGCACCACCTGCAGCAGCTGGGCATGGAACTCACGCGCCTGTCCGATTCCACCCTCAAAAAAATCGGACTGCCCGAAGAGCTGTATCAAGCCGTGCGCGACTACCGCAACATCACCGCCAACGGCGCATTAAAACGTCAGGCACAGTATATCGGGCGTTTGATGCGCGATACCGACCCCGCCCCCATTCAAGATTTTTTAGCCAAACTCAAAGGCGACCACCAAGCCCACAACGCCTTTTTGCAGCGCGTGGAACAGGCGCGCACCCGATTATTAGACAGCGACGACGCCCTTACCGGCTTTATCGCCCAGTACCCCGATGCCGATGTCGGACAACTGCGCACCCTTATCCGCAACGCCCGCAAAGAACAAGCCCAACAAAAACCGCCCAAGCACTACCGCGCCCTCTATCAGGCACTCAAAGCCGCCATGGACACCCCACCCGAAGCAGAATCCGCAGATACCCCTGAATAA